The window TCTGGGCTCTGGATCCCCGAcgtcccccccctcccccaacagcCCACGCCTCCCGGAGCCCAGGGAAGGACAGAGGCCCTTTGTGCCCGCACGAGGCAGGAACCACCCTCTAGCTGGCCTGGCCAAGGTGGCATCCTGGTGCCTGCTCGGCCGCAGCCCCAGGGGGCTCTCTTGGCCCTGCATTTCTGCTGCCTTGAGGACCTGGAGCGGTAGGCAGCGTGTGTGCCCAGATTCGGCCACAGGCCCAAGGTGGGGGCACAGGGGGACGGGAACAGGGAAGACCCGGGCCCACAGAGCACCTTGAAGTCCGAGAGGGAGGCCATCAGCTCGTCCAGCTCCCTGGTGGCAGAAGAGGCCGAGATGCGGGTCTGCTGCTGGCTGGACGTGACGCGCTGGGGATGGTTCATCTCTCCCTGGTTCACAGTGATGGCCGGGCTGCGGGGGGACACGGGCACAGTGAGGGGCAGATGCCCTCTCCGGGGGGTCAGGATCAGgacttccctccttcctttcttattttaagCCTCTGCCTCTGACTGGGAACGGACATATGAAGCACCTGCTCTGTGCCAAAAGACACGACAGCGCCTGCCGCCCTCCTGGGGCTTCTCGCTCTCCCTGGCGCCCCATCATACCTTCCCAAGGCTTGTGGCTTTGCTGGGGGGTCTGAGGAAGGCAGAGCTCCCTGAGGGTCTGCGGCTTCACGCTGACCCCCGAGATTCCCAAAGCCATCCTCTCACCCGAGCCCCACcccaactctgggaggagggttATCAGCCCCAACTTACTGACGATGAAACGGAGGCCCAGAAATGGTGGTCAGCCCAAGCAGGACGTGGGAGAGGTGGGATTGGGGCCCAGTTTCTGCCCAAGGCCAACACCTTTCCCAACACACCCCGCTGCCCCTTCCCATgccagagagaaaggaatgaagcGCGAATTCCTGCCCCGTCCTGGCTCTTCTTATTTCTGCTGGGGTCGAGGCTTCTCCCCCCCTCGGGAGGAGGTGAGAGCAATGAGTCAGGGAGTCCAGAGAGAGGCAGGGAGCAGTGAGGAATGTAGCAGGATCCCCCCAAACCTAACGAGGAAGCTCAAAGACTGCCCTAGCAAGGCTGGGAGGGCCCGGGGCTGCCCCCCCCCAGGCCGGCCTGGCACTCACACAGGGCTGGGCACGGAGCTCTCCAGCTCGTCCAGAAGGCTCTCGACGCTGGGGCGCAGGTCCTCCAAGCCCCGGGCTCCATTCCGCTTGGGCTTCTCCTTCACAGGAGGGGTGGCCTTTCCCCCCAGGGGGCTGTTGTTCTCAGGGATGCCATAGTGGGGGCTTAGACCCCCGGGCACTGGAGGGCTCTGGTTGGCATCATcttgggaaagaagaggagaaaggtggTCAATGACCATGGCAGCCCACTCTGATGCCCTGGGAGGGTCCCCAAGAAAGAAGGCCACGCCGCTGCCCCACCTGGGGGCCCCCCTTACCTGCCAAGAAGCCAGACGCGGGGTGCTGGACAGCATTCAGTTCCAAGAGGAGCCGGTCAAGTTCCGACAGGTTACTGCCTAGTGACGAGCTCATGGTTGGCGAAGGCTCAGCTGATTTCTGCTTATTGGGGAagctggggaaggaggaagccaaGAGGCCCATGAAACCCCTCTAC is drawn from Gracilinanus agilis isolate LMUSP501 unplaced genomic scaffold, AgileGrace unplaced_scaffold49158, whole genome shotgun sequence and contains these coding sequences:
- the LOC123255589 gene encoding paxillin-like, whose translation is RAPIALLSRQSQPQSPVFGSGAKNPGVPVSRDSLGSPCPRGAGEEEHVYSFPNKQKSAEPSPTMSSSLGSNLSELDRLLLELNAVQHPASGFLADDANQSPPVPGGLSPHYGIPENNSPLGGKATPPVKEKPKRNGARGLEDLRPSVESLLDELESSVPSPVPAITVNQGEMNHPQRVTSSQQQTRISASSATRELDELMASLSDFKVLCGPGSSLFPSPCAPTLGLWPNLGTHAAYRSSCPESERLALQPSSPPPCGLAAGPLVPTSHDCGKPNTSGWRVGTDQ